One genomic segment of Hordeum vulgare subsp. vulgare chromosome 2H, MorexV3_pseudomolecules_assembly, whole genome shotgun sequence includes these proteins:
- the LOC123430341 gene encoding uncharacterized protein LOC123430341 — protein sequence MSPPGGVWSDDKEVSGTPGNPVLQHNHSKRYDVFYYSNSATFMSSVVITILLLNKKSCENGIKSYALRVCLVVGLVGLLIAYAAGSCRRSKESIYLIIIVAAVLKSLVIQVLILSSTHDTVGGPWSKCMERLLKRLLRLKDRGQQTVPDQQGSLEHDEKNERKRHKYLMLLAVLVASITYQTGLNPPGGLWYDDPNHVAGNPILHDIHPWRYRTFFIFNGISFMASIVVIMFLLEKSVRKKVVTLEVLHLIMILDLLALMTAFAAGSCRKFRTSMYMLFYTACSLKSELSVVQSVLNCSNLLHLHLNCTFNKLILEC from the coding sequence ATGAGCCCTCCGGGAGGTGTATGGTCAGATGACAAGGAGGTCAGTGGCACACCAGGCAATCCAGTACTTCAGCACAATCATTCAAAACGCTATGATGTGTTCTACTACTCAAATTCTGCCACATTCATGTCATCTGTGGTTATCACAATACTACTTCTGAACAAGAAATCCTGTGAGAATGGTATCAAGTCTTATGCACTGCGAGTATGTCTGGTGGTGGGCTTGGTTGGCCTCTTGATTGCCTATGCTGCAGGAAGCTGCAGGAGATCAAAAGAATCTATTtatctcatcatcatcgttgctGCAGTTCTGAAATCTCTTGTGATTCAAGTCCTTATACTCTCTTCAACGCATGATACAGTAGGAGGGCCATGGAGCAAATGCATGGAACGCCTGCTGAAGCGGCTTCTTCGTCTGAAGGATCGCGGGCAACAAACTGTTCCTGATCAGCAAGGAAGTTTGGAACATGATgagaaaaatgagaggaagagGCACAAATATCTGATGCTCCTTGCAGTATTAGTAGCCTCCATCACATACCAAACTGGTCTGAACCCGCCTGGTGGTTTATGGTATGATGATCCCAACCATGTTGCAGGCAATCCAATCCTTCATGATATTCATCCCTGGCGATACAGGACATTCTTCATCTTCAATGGTATCTCCTTCATGGCATCTATTGTTGTGATCATGTTTCTGTTAGAAAAATCTGTGAGGAAGAAGGTTGTTACACTGGAGGTATTGCATTTGATCATGATACTAGATCTTCTAGCTCTTATGACAGCTTTTGCTGCGGGAAGCTGCCGAAAATTCAGGACTTCAATGTATATGCTATTCTACACTGCTTGTTCTCTGAAATCTGAATTGTCGGTTGTACAGTCAGTGCTGAACTGCAGTAATTTACTGCATTTGCATCTGAATTGTACATTTAATAAGTTAATACTTGAGTGTTAA